The following are encoded in a window of Pelagicoccus enzymogenes genomic DNA:
- a CDS encoding cysteine hydrolase family protein: protein MKTLGNISTLLTGLIAMHSALAQLPDPGLEIDLSDTALVITDPQNDFLSPEGVTWGVVGKSVTENNTVEHIGQLFAAAKERGMLVVVSPHYYYPHDHVWEHEGTLETVMHSIGMFDRDGPLTTEDFEGSGADWLERYKPYIEHESTVVTSPHKVYGPESNDLVLQLRKRGIRKVILGGMSANLCTESHLRELMEQGFEVAVVPDATAAAIVGDLDGFQAASVNYRMIANTTWPTKDAVQKIRSAPGDPKVAPFRPQTKTR from the coding sequence ATGAAAACCCTAGGCAATATCTCAACGCTCCTCACTGGACTTATCGCAATGCACAGCGCCCTCGCCCAACTTCCCGACCCGGGACTGGAGATCGACCTGTCCGACACCGCCTTGGTGATCACGGACCCGCAAAACGATTTCCTCAGTCCCGAGGGAGTCACCTGGGGAGTCGTCGGAAAAAGCGTAACCGAGAACAACACCGTCGAGCACATCGGACAACTCTTCGCCGCAGCCAAGGAACGCGGAATGCTCGTGGTCGTGTCTCCCCACTACTATTACCCACACGACCACGTATGGGAGCACGAGGGCACACTCGAGACGGTGATGCACAGTATCGGCATGTTCGACCGAGACGGTCCCCTCACCACTGAAGACTTCGAAGGCTCAGGCGCCGACTGGCTGGAGCGCTACAAGCCTTACATCGAACACGAGAGCACCGTAGTCACAAGCCCCCACAAAGTCTACGGTCCCGAGTCGAACGACCTCGTTCTACAGCTGCGCAAACGTGGTATCCGAAAAGTAATACTTGGCGGCATGTCGGCAAACCTCTGCACGGAATCACACCTGCGTGAACTGATGGAGCAAGGCTTCGAAGTCGCCGTCGTGCCGGACGCGACCGCAGCCGCGATCGTGGGCGACCTCGACGGTTTCCAGGCCGCCTCCGTCAACTACCGCATGATCGCCAACACCACTTGGCCTACCAAGGACGCAGTCCAAAAAATACGCTCCGCGCCGGGGGATCCTAAGGTTGCCCCCTTTCGCCCGCAGACAAAAACGCGCTAG
- a CDS encoding lipid A deacylase LpxR family protein: MNALIKRCWIALALLAATATFAQEGESDEGQFLSFTLENDAPNGTDRYYSSGIEVTWSKWQRLLPALPFELSFPAPPPPAIRDLPNFHAGQSYSLRSIAVGQQIYTPADLSNPDYLPSDRPYAGWSYLQLSLARAWGHQRQSVAIEVGTFGPNSQADEAQRSFHKLIGSAVPQGWEHQVKNHVSADLILTRDDRLLSQRILGDYRLNLSSSQKLRLGSANSKLELGFATDFAKGTPGSDRRSIRYFSRGSISLVGRDRSLSNPYRESSTGVAKASLVPRLEAGFEYQLPKAKLSFSIVRLGKQFASQEGDHSFASISYSLW; this comes from the coding sequence ATGAACGCGCTCATCAAAAGATGCTGGATCGCTCTCGCGCTCCTCGCGGCCACCGCCACCTTTGCCCAAGAGGGGGAAAGCGACGAGGGTCAATTCCTGAGCTTCACGCTGGAGAACGACGCGCCCAACGGCACCGACCGCTACTACAGCTCCGGCATCGAAGTAACTTGGTCGAAATGGCAACGCTTGCTTCCGGCTCTGCCCTTCGAACTCAGCTTCCCCGCCCCGCCGCCACCCGCGATCCGCGACCTGCCAAACTTCCACGCAGGCCAATCCTACAGCCTGCGAAGCATCGCCGTCGGCCAACAAATCTATACGCCGGCCGATCTTTCGAATCCCGACTACCTTCCCAGCGACCGACCTTATGCAGGCTGGAGCTATCTCCAACTTTCGCTCGCCCGCGCATGGGGACACCAGCGCCAGAGCGTCGCCATCGAAGTCGGAACCTTCGGGCCCAACTCCCAAGCCGACGAAGCTCAGCGCTCATTCCACAAACTGATCGGCAGCGCCGTGCCCCAAGGCTGGGAACATCAAGTAAAGAACCATGTATCGGCAGACTTGATACTGACGAGAGACGACCGTCTGCTCAGCCAACGCATTCTAGGCGACTATCGCCTAAACCTAAGCAGCTCGCAGAAGCTCCGCTTGGGAAGCGCTAATAGCAAACTGGAGCTTGGATTCGCCACCGACTTCGCCAAAGGAACTCCGGGCAGCGATCGACGCTCGATCCGCTACTTCAGCCGCGGATCCATAAGCTTGGTCGGCAGGGACCGCAGCCTCAGCAATCCCTACCGCGAATCGTCTACAGGGGTCGCCAAAGCCAGTCTCGTTCCTAGGTTGGAAGCTGGCTTCGAATACCAATTGCCCAAAGCCAAGCTTAGTTTCAGCATCGTTCGCCTCGGCAAGCAATTCGCGTCGCAAGAAGGGGATCACAGCTTTGCCTCAATCAGCTATAGCCTTTGGTGA
- a CDS encoding DUF1348 family protein, whose translation MTTTLQNETVSRPPLPPFTQESAFAKVQAAEDAWNSRDPERVALAYSPDTRWRNRSDFLNGREEVRQFLARKWERELDYRLKKTLWSFTGNHISVKFEYEYHNEAGQWFRAYGNEQWEFAANGLMQVREASINDVAIEESERKFRWER comes from the coding sequence ATGACAACCACATTGCAAAACGAGACCGTATCACGTCCGCCACTACCACCATTCACCCAGGAGAGTGCCTTCGCAAAAGTCCAGGCAGCCGAAGACGCATGGAATTCCCGCGATCCAGAAAGAGTCGCCCTCGCCTATTCGCCCGACACGCGCTGGCGCAACCGCTCCGATTTCCTAAACGGTCGCGAGGAAGTCCGCCAATTCCTAGCCCGCAAATGGGAAAGGGAGCTCGACTACCGGCTCAAGAAAACGCTCTGGAGTTTTACCGGGAACCACATCTCCGTAAAATTTGAATACGAGTACCACAACGAAGCGGGACAATGGTTCCGCGCTTACGGAAACGAACAATGGGAATTCGCCGCGAACGGACTGATGCAAGTTCGAGAGGCCAGCATCAACGACGTCGCAATCGAAGAGTCCGAGAGAAAATTCCGCTGGGAACGATAG
- a CDS encoding RNA polymerase sigma factor gives MHDTTKTQSKLSPRELLRAATRFALSLTRNHSDAEDLAQIAWMKLQKKYGSVDNRRLLFVAIRNTHFDQLRRTRVVSFSPLESAPEPSRSETPGHSLDLETTLSTLSEAERTTLQLNIMEGYTAIQIGEKLGMPRGTVLSHMSRARSKLRKAFGPEFGALEGQVA, from the coding sequence ATGCACGACACCACCAAAACCCAGTCCAAGCTCTCTCCGCGGGAGCTTCTGCGAGCAGCGACTCGCTTCGCCCTATCCCTCACACGCAATCATTCAGACGCCGAGGACCTCGCCCAGATTGCCTGGATGAAACTGCAAAAGAAGTACGGGAGCGTCGACAACCGGCGCCTTCTCTTCGTCGCCATTCGCAATACTCACTTCGACCAACTGAGACGCACGCGCGTCGTCAGCTTCAGCCCTTTGGAGTCGGCCCCGGAACCGTCCCGCAGCGAGACGCCAGGCCACAGCCTCGATCTGGAAACCACTCTCTCGACTCTCTCCGAAGCGGAACGAACCACCCTCCAACTCAACATCATGGAAGGCTACACCGCTATCCAGATTGGCGAAAAGTTGGGCATGCCTCGCGGCACCGTCCTCAGCCACATGTCCCGAGCCCGCAGCAAGCTGCGCAAAGCCTTCGGACCAGAGTTCGGCGCCCTAGAGGGCCAAGTCGCCTAG
- a CDS encoding sigma-54-dependent Fis family transcriptional regulator, translating to MESTLTKGLEALADLLLKLPQEHNCQRLLDTAAQVISEWEDVALVRVWQLREGDICDRCHLAEECQKHVKCMHLVASGGRSMVNKSEVWNRLDGRFARFPIGVRKVGHVAQTGQSVTVNLKEDRTWVVDPKWAIDEGIKGINAQPLLFRGKVLGVLGIFIRREIDQNLARFQRMVADHLAMAIANAEAFEQIRELHGKLELENEYLRTEVEESRSFGEIVGRSEPVQQIVSKIELVAATGANVLVTGESGTGKELIAREIHRRSQRKDQPMIRVNCAGIPASLFESELFGHAKGAFTGALRDRPGRFEAAAGGTLFLDEVGEMPFDLQAKLLRVLQEGQYERVGEDRTRHVDVRIIAATNRNLKEEVQEKRFREDLYYRLNVFPIEAPALRERREDIPALLAHFVEHLVKRHGLKMPSVSKSQLQALARYDWPGNVRELQNQVERALITSRGKSLRFEVPTGESSVGGQVASPVSEDAVMNEDQMVELQRRNILNALKVTEGRVYGEDGAASVLGLKPSTLASRMKKLGIELRAKQRPWEE from the coding sequence ATGGAGAGCACGCTCACGAAAGGCTTGGAGGCATTGGCGGACTTGTTGCTCAAGCTGCCTCAGGAACACAATTGTCAGCGGCTTTTGGATACGGCTGCCCAAGTGATCTCCGAGTGGGAGGATGTCGCCTTGGTGCGGGTTTGGCAGCTGCGGGAGGGCGACATATGCGATCGCTGTCACTTGGCGGAGGAGTGCCAGAAGCATGTGAAGTGCATGCACTTGGTTGCCAGTGGCGGACGCTCCATGGTGAACAAGAGCGAAGTGTGGAATCGCTTGGACGGGCGTTTCGCTCGTTTTCCAATCGGGGTGAGAAAAGTCGGGCACGTGGCCCAAACGGGTCAGTCGGTCACGGTCAATCTCAAGGAAGATCGGACCTGGGTGGTGGATCCGAAGTGGGCGATCGACGAGGGCATCAAGGGGATCAATGCTCAGCCGCTGTTGTTTCGAGGCAAGGTCTTGGGCGTATTGGGAATTTTCATTCGCCGGGAGATCGACCAGAATCTCGCCCGTTTCCAGAGGATGGTCGCCGACCACCTGGCGATGGCCATTGCGAATGCGGAGGCGTTCGAACAGATACGGGAGCTGCATGGCAAGCTGGAGTTGGAAAACGAATACTTGCGTACCGAAGTGGAGGAGAGCCGGAGCTTCGGCGAAATCGTGGGTCGCAGCGAGCCGGTGCAACAAATCGTATCCAAAATCGAGTTGGTGGCGGCTACGGGGGCCAATGTTTTGGTAACAGGGGAGTCGGGCACCGGCAAGGAGCTGATTGCTCGCGAAATCCACCGACGCAGTCAGCGCAAGGATCAGCCGATGATCCGCGTGAATTGCGCGGGCATTCCGGCGAGCTTGTTTGAAAGCGAGCTCTTCGGCCATGCCAAGGGAGCGTTCACCGGCGCCTTGCGCGACCGCCCCGGGCGCTTCGAAGCGGCGGCGGGCGGCACCCTCTTTTTAGACGAGGTAGGAGAAATGCCCTTCGACTTGCAGGCAAAGCTGCTGCGGGTGTTGCAGGAAGGGCAATACGAGCGGGTGGGCGAGGATCGAACGCGCCATGTCGACGTGCGCATCATCGCGGCTACCAATCGAAACTTGAAGGAGGAGGTGCAGGAGAAGCGTTTTCGCGAGGACCTCTACTACCGCCTCAATGTGTTTCCCATCGAGGCCCCGGCCTTGAGGGAGCGTCGAGAGGATATTCCAGCCCTGCTCGCCCACTTCGTGGAGCACTTGGTAAAGCGGCATGGCTTGAAGATGCCAAGTGTAAGTAAATCGCAACTACAAGCCTTGGCTCGCTACGATTGGCCGGGGAATGTGCGGGAGTTGCAGAATCAGGTGGAGCGAGCCTTGATTACGAGTCGTGGCAAAAGTTTGCGTTTTGAGGTGCCGACAGGGGAAAGCTCCGTTGGCGGTCAAGTTGCGAGTCCGGTCTCCGAGGATGCGGTGATGAATGAAGACCAAATGGTCGAGCTGCAGCGGCGCAACATCCTCAACGCCCTGAAAGTGACGGAAGGGCGTGTTTACGGCGAGGACGGGGCGGCGAGCGTGCTCGGACTCAAGCCGAGCACGCTCGCCTCGCGGATGAAGAAGCTTGGCATCGAGTTAAGGGCCAAGCAACGGCCGTGGGAAGAGTAG
- a CDS encoding carboxymuconolactone decarboxylase family protein produces MFENESRISQVNTEALPAPLRLELQKLAGGARSLEGFLQVLANAPLMLEAYLVFGNALDKCSLSEELQAKLFLAIGELASSSYDVSAATSRAKALGISEEEIKRARCGLSDFPLHRAALAFARQLIRKHGHLTDEELNSLRRSIHDERTIVEIVAAVAQVHFASLLNNLANTPLDHPPAQEIRDLS; encoded by the coding sequence ATGTTCGAAAACGAATCGAGAATCAGCCAAGTCAACACGGAGGCCCTACCGGCGCCCCTTCGTCTCGAGTTGCAGAAGCTGGCAGGCGGAGCACGCAGCCTTGAGGGCTTCCTGCAGGTGCTCGCGAACGCCCCGCTCATGCTGGAGGCCTACCTTGTATTCGGAAACGCTCTCGACAAGTGCAGCCTTTCGGAAGAGCTGCAGGCCAAGCTCTTCCTCGCGATCGGCGAATTGGCAAGCAGCTCCTACGACGTGTCCGCCGCCACTTCCCGAGCTAAGGCCCTCGGAATCAGCGAGGAGGAAATCAAACGCGCCCGCTGTGGCTTGTCCGACTTTCCCCTTCATCGCGCCGCCCTCGCTTTTGCCCGTCAGCTGATACGCAAGCACGGCCATCTCACGGACGAGGAGCTCAACAGCCTCCGACGCTCCATCCACGACGAACGAACCATCGTGGAAATCGTCGCAGCCGTGGCCCAAGTCCACTTCGCAAGCCTGCTCAACAACCTCGCGAACACCCCCTTGGACCATCCTCCAGCCCAAGAGATACGAGACCTTAGTTAA
- a CDS encoding carboxymuconolactone decarboxylase family protein, protein MNRIKLIEAENAAPATASLYQAVKSKLGLVPNMVKALGNSSTALEGYLGLSGAVSKGSLRPSTREKIALLLAEENSCEYCLRAHTAISGSLKIPAGEIAEARRGTAYDVKEQTLLTLSKEILETRGAVSDETLQTARRANVSDEEIAEVAANVALNIYTNYFNRLAQTENDFPAVEACSCQNA, encoded by the coding sequence ATGAACAGAATAAAACTAATCGAAGCAGAAAACGCAGCGCCCGCCACGGCATCGCTTTACCAAGCGGTCAAGTCCAAGCTAGGACTCGTCCCCAATATGGTGAAAGCGCTCGGCAACAGCAGCACCGCCCTCGAGGGCTACCTCGGACTCAGCGGAGCCGTATCCAAAGGCAGCCTACGTCCGTCGACCCGCGAGAAGATCGCTCTCCTACTCGCCGAGGAAAACAGCTGCGAGTACTGCCTGCGGGCCCACACTGCCATCAGCGGATCGCTCAAGATCCCTGCGGGCGAAATCGCAGAGGCGCGTCGCGGCACTGCCTACGACGTCAAGGAGCAAACCTTGCTGACCCTCTCCAAGGAGATCCTGGAAACCCGCGGCGCCGTAAGCGACGAAACCCTGCAAACGGCCCGCCGAGCCAACGTGAGCGATGAGGAGATCGCCGAGGTCGCTGCCAACGTGGCCCTCAACATCTACACCAACTACTTCAATCGCCTGGCTCAGACCGAAAACGACTTCCCAGCCGTGGAAGCATGCTCCTGCCAAAACGCCTAA
- a CDS encoding pyridoxamine 5'-phosphate oxidase family protein: protein MARKFMEIALTPSVQKAQEAAYGRHQTVEKGAETDALGEGEQAFVQARNSFYMATVNEDGWPYIQHRGGPTGFLKTISPEQIAFADYKGNRQLISTGNLSRHDRVALFLIDYPSRTRLKILGRARTYPLSETPPEVLDGIGDSTLGRAERVFVIDVVSFDWNCSQYITPRYSHEEIAPLVEGLKQRIQDLETH, encoded by the coding sequence ATGGCTCGAAAGTTCATGGAGATCGCTCTCACTCCCAGCGTACAAAAAGCCCAAGAGGCGGCTTACGGAAGACACCAAACCGTCGAGAAGGGAGCGGAGACCGATGCCCTCGGCGAGGGCGAGCAAGCCTTTGTCCAAGCTCGCAACTCCTTCTACATGGCCACGGTCAACGAGGACGGCTGGCCCTACATCCAGCATCGCGGCGGGCCCACTGGCTTCCTGAAAACGATAAGCCCGGAGCAAATCGCCTTCGCCGACTACAAAGGAAACCGGCAGTTGATCAGCACCGGCAACCTCTCTCGCCACGACCGCGTCGCCCTCTTCCTCATCGACTATCCGTCACGCACGCGACTGAAAATCCTCGGTCGAGCCCGTACCTACCCTCTTTCCGAAACGCCTCCCGAAGTGCTGGACGGCATCGGCGACTCTACCCTTGGACGAGCGGAACGCGTGTTCGTCATCGATGTAGTCTCCTTCGACTGGAACTGCTCCCAATACATCACGCCCCGCTATTCTCACGAGGAGATCGCTCCCCTCGTAGAAGGGCTCAAGCAACGCATCCAAGATTTGGAGACGCATTAA